DNA sequence from the Schistocerca serialis cubense isolate TAMUIC-IGC-003099 chromosome 9, iqSchSeri2.2, whole genome shotgun sequence genome:
AGTGGAGGCGTTCTATTTTATATCACAATAAGACACTTGCGGTGCTACTAACACTCAAAGGTGAATAATAGCAGCAaataaattgttttattaatcACTCACTCTCAGGAACGATTCTCCGCTTTCATAAGGTGACTTCAGCTGAGAAAAAATTTCCTCTTCATTAAAAAGACATCTATATCGCTGTCCATTATCACGAATGAAGCTACAAGCATGGAACCACTTTCGAGCACTGTTAAATACGCAATAAGGCAGTAACTATGtgctctctctcgctctcactcTAAAACTCTGGCTGCATATGCCAGGTGTGTGGGCAGTTTAAGCAGCGGAGCTGCTGTTCCTGCGTTGACCTCTTTGGGGTGCAGTGGGACCTAACGTGTTAAGCTGTCCTCACTGGGTGTCGTTGATTGTGACGCCCTTTGTTTCTATATCGGGCTGCAAGAGAATACTACTATCGCAGTAGGTCGGGCCAACGTGTTgttggcctgtggtggacctgttGGCCCAGACCACGAATCAGGCGGCTGCCAGAGTGTTCTGTATTGCTGTAGAACACTCTGGCGATTTGCCGGAAGCCATCCCGCAGGAAAGGGATGCCAGCTTCCTCGTGTAGCAGCCTCGTCGGGtagcgaggcggcttgtggagCGCAAGTCGCAGCGCCCTGTTATGCAcgcgttggagcgtcgcaatgtgcgtcgcTGCCTCGTTACCCCACACCACAGCCGCGTATTCCAGTACCGGCCGGACAAGGGACAGATACATGGTGAGGCCGTGGCGTGAAGGAAGTGTCGATGAAGGATTGAGCTGTGGGTAAAGCGCACGAGGCGCCCCACTGACCGCCCTCTGACGTCTCGGACGTGTGGCAGCCACGTCAGGTGGCTGTCCAACGTCaccccgaggtatttgccggtCCGCAACCGTGGGATGGGGCCCCCCATGATCGTGACCGGCGGTAGGTCCGGTGGCAGCCTCTTCCTGCTGAAGACGGCAGCCTGACTCTTCGCAGCGTTGAACTTCAAGCGCCATTTCGTGGACCAAGCATccaggacgtcacatccgagctggaggcggcggcgcatctcggccgcgttcatgctgcgggtgaacaacgcCGTGTCGTCGGCATAAAGTGCCAACTCCACGCGTCCCACCCGCAGGGCGTCggcggtgtacagggagtacagcagggggccgaggacCGACCCCTGCGGTACTCCCGCTATAATCTGCCGGTCGGTGGAAGTGCCTCCATCTGCTCGGACGTGAATTGTGCGTCCCGAGAGATACGAGCGCAGCAGGAccacgtgcgacgtcggtaccccgtgcgcaaaaagtttgtacacgaggccgtcgtgccacacgaaggccttggagacgtcgagaagcaccgcccctaggtactcccgcgtctccagcgctcgcatcgcctgctccacgaTACGAAACAGCTGCTGCGTGGGTGGCcgctccggaacccaaactgctcCTCGGGAATGAGTTGCTGTTCCGTCACGTGGCGCAGCAGCCGCTCCACGTACAAcctctcaaacacttttgagagGGACGGGAGCAGACTGATCGGCCGGTAGTTAGCTGCCTGGCGTGGATCCTTGCCGCTCTTGGGGATGGCAAcaacttccgcgtgtttccacgcggaagggaagGTCCCAGAGCGGCGGTAGCATCCtcaacaggcagttggtgacaccatccgtgccaccCGCCTTCTTCGGCTTGAGTCGACGGAGCTGCAGATCCACTTCATCACCTGTGATTTGCTCAATCGAGTCGTTTTCCTCCCGTGCAGCGAGGAAAACCGGTAGGCGGTCCTCCACCAGACGGACGTGGTCGGGATCGACCACACCATCAGCGGGTTGAAAATTTTCCGCGAACGTGTCCGCGAGGATGCTGGCTTTCGCATCTGGCTCGCAGACTACGTTCGCACCCGTATGGAGAGGCGGGACTCGCTGGCGACGACGAAGGAAACGCTTGGCAGTCCGCCAAGCACTACCATCTGTCGTTGTTAGGGTGGCCACCAGGCCCGCCCAGTCCCGATTTCGATGTTCGTCGATGGCGGCCCGAATCTCgcgccgcgccctgttgaggcggcgCTTCGTGTCTGGCAGCCGTGTGAGCTGCCACTCCCGGAAGAGGCGATTCTTGTTTGTGATCGCCTCTAGGATGTGCGGCGGGAGTTGGCGCGAAATCTCTCGCGGGCGTCCCGGCCGCCCGGGGGTGGCCGCCTCCGCTGCAGCCAGTGTGTGCCGCGTAAAGAAGGCCAACGCTTCGTCAGCCTCTTGCACAGCGGGAATGGGGTGCGCCCTCGAGGCGGTCTAGGACCTAGTCACGGAAGCGTGCCTCGTCTATGCCACGGAAGTTGTGGCGCTCGGACGGCATAGATGCACCGATGACGTCCATGTCGAAGACCACCGGGAGGTGATCGGACGACATGGCGCATCTAACGGTGGCAGATGTGAAGTGCCCAACACCTTTGAGCACGGCGATGTCGAGCACATCTGACTGGCCGCGATGGGGGAAGACGGTGTGATCGTAAGGCCCCAGTACTATCGCGCCATACCGTTGTGCGGCGCGAAGGAGGTGGCGGCGGCCGCTGGCGGTGGTGATGCGGGAGTTCATTGCGGGTGACTTGAATGCCAAGCACCCGCAATGGAAGACTTTCCCGCGCAGTGCCAGCAGGGCGTCGACGTCAGCCTCCTGaagcagtcccctcggcggcctgtaggccgcaacgaaggtgatgACCCCCGCCGTCGTAGTGACAGCCGCCCCAGTGGCCTCCATTGCAGCGAGGGGCGGTAGCTGAACGTCATGATGTTTCAGGGACGCCTTGATATAGATAGCCGTCCCGCCGCCGTGGGTCAACCTGTCGGTGCGGTAGCACCGATAGTTGGCCACCTTCACATGTATTCCCGGCTTCAGGAAGGTCTCGCACACGAGGCAGATGTCaattgcctcgtcgcgcaagaactCCCTGAATTCCCCTTGTTGGGGGACCAAACTGTTTGCATTGAATGCGCAAACGGTGAGGCCATGGATATGGTGATTATCCATGGCGCGGTGGAGTTGCAACGCCGGCCTGAAGGGCCGACgtgaccgcggtgacgagcaccgggagtTGCTCGAGCAGCCGGCTCAACGACCGGAAGAGCGATCGGAGCTCGGCTGCGTCGGCGGCCGAGGGGGCGGTGGGGGCCGCTGGGGCGGTCTCCGCCACTGGGGCGGCCGGTTGCGACTGCCGTCGAGCATCGGCAGCCGGTCGCGGTTGCGGCGCAGCACGAGGTGCCGTCCTCTGCAGCGACAGAGTGTCGTCGGCAGTCCGTTGTGCAGCGGCAGGGGTGGCCCGGCCTGCGCGCCGGCGACGCCTGCGCGTGGCGGCAACTCGCGCGCTCTGCGTGGGCGCGGGGGTTGCCACCCCCACGGGCGAAGCCGTGGACGGCGCGGTCGGGTGCTGCGTCTCGCCCGCCACCTGTTCCGAACTTCGGGTGGTGGAGGCTGATGATGGTGGCGGCAGCAAAGCTGGTGGACGGGTGCACCTTACGAGAAGGAGCAGCCCCTCCCCTCTGTCGATTTCGGCCCCTTTTAAAGGCCGAACAGCCTCTGTAGCTGGCAACGTGCGTGCCGCCGCAGTTGCAGCACGTCGGCTTTTCTTCCCGAACAAGCCCGCAGGACTTGCTCTCGTGCTGCCCCGCGCACTTGACGCAGCGGGGCAACATGGAGCAGTAGCGGGAGACGTAGTCGAGCCTCTGGCAGGAAAAGCACTGGGCCCTCTTGCCTTTGGCCCGGAGAAGTTCCACCGCGACCTTGACCCGGCCGACCCGCTGTACCTGGAAAATCTTCCGATTTTCCAGGCTGTCAACGAGGACAACCTGGTACAGCGGCATGTCGCGGTGTGTGCGTGGAGACTTCATCAATCCGGTGGATCGGATGCCGAAGCCCATGTCCTCTAGCTCCTCTCGAAGGTAGTCCCCAccaaacttgaggggaaggtggcggaataccaccttcagaagtttgagcggctcggaGGGGTGCGCGTAGCACGGGAGGCCATCTTTGCGGATGGCGTCCATCACCGCGCGGTACTCCTCGTTGGACGACACTGTGACCTTGTAGAGGTCACGGCCAGCGTTCTTGACAGCGGCGGACGTGGCCACCCTGTCCAGTTTGTGCTGGAACTACTTGTACTCGCCGGCCCATTGGATGACGATAGGCGGCGGCTTCTTCTGGGCCGGCGCCAGAGGCGCGGCGCCGTCCTCCATCGCATCGACGCTGGCGCCCGCAAACGTGTTGGCGGTCGGCAGCGGGGTCGGTTGCTGCAGCGCAGCGGCCCTGGCAGTGTGCCGCCGGGGTGGGGCGACAAAACCATCCTCGTCCGGCTGCCGGGAGGCGGCAGGTGAACGAGTGGGCCGCCGCGTTTTCTTCGTCGATCTCTGCGTGGCGGTGCTCCGGGAGGAGCCCGCGATAGTCATCCCAGACTGTGTGGTGGAGGTGCGGGAGGCCCTGGCTGCCTTCTTCCGCGGCCTCGCTGCTTCATATGTCTGAGAGGGAGTGTCTGAATCGTCATGCGTCACAGCCCGGCGCTTTCTGGGCGCGCGGGCAGCGTCAAGGTCGGTGTGACGGCGCTCTGACTCGGCAATCGCCTCAGCCAGGTCGATGTCCTCCATCTCGGTGGCCGCAGCTAGCGCAGCCACGGGCTCTTCTTGTGTCTCTGGAGCCAGGGGGGCAACCGGGGGCACATCGACCTCTTGAATGGTCGAGGCCAGCGGCGCAACTCCCGCCGAGGCCGCGACCACAAACTCGTGCGATGCGGCCGGGGGGGCTCTCGGTGGCACACCCGACACCTGCTGCCTCGTGTGCGGTAGAGCGGCAGCCTTCTGAGTGTTACAGAAGGCGAGTATAGCCGCCTCGTCGTCCTCTCGACCAGAGTAGGAGCCCCCGTGGGCGAGTTTGTTTATAAGAATGAACACCCGATCACGAGAGTGCGCGTCAGAATTCGAAGAGTCAATCCTGTCATCGTCAGTTGTCGAAAGCCGGTTCGTCAtaagtggggggccggatggggccgccaccgggatcaattcagtcgcctgagctggccccgacggacggcgatccgccacagcCTTCGCAAGTAAAGCGTCCTCTCTCATTGACATCTCGAACAGCACTGCGTCGCGTGACTATGTGCTGTGGCTGCGCGCGCTTTTGTATTTACGCGGCATTGTTTACAGTATCCATAGATTGTTGATAAGCGGTATTTAATTCTCTACCGTTCCGCGGTATTGTCATATATTTATTTGCTGTGTCACATACGCAGtattgttttagataattttttatGGTAAATAATTAAAAGTTCGTCATTATGACGTTAAGGGCAGATGTGCGTATGGTCAACGACATCATCTGACTGAAAACGAAAAATCGCCAATTTGTCGTAACGCAACGTAGCCGAATTAACCCTGGTGAGGTGATATTTTTGTAACTCAACTGGTGAGTTTGGGTTATAGTTACCCAATAATTTCCATGGCCCTCATACTTCAATGTTGAAGGAGAACTGAAAAGTTTCTACATACATTgcaaaagtaacttttattgacatctctgaacaacttTTGGCAGCCGAAAATTATTTACAGTGAACAGAATAGacaatttttcaaatatatgtaagTCCATAACAAATTTTGCAACATGTCACGAAATACATATATCTGCAAATTTTTTATAAACAAATAAACCAAATTTGAATATTACAGTATAAAGCAACAATGAAACTTTGTAATAACTTGTTTCAAAAAAATGtgcttttatacacagaagaaTTGGCAAGCCATTACTCTACGCAATTTCGGCATACAGGAATCGTGCGGGTTCTGCAAATCGGTACGTTGCAGCTGTTGCAGACCTTTCTCGTGTTTCTGTCAGAGCCTGGTGGGCACTTCTTACACCTCACTTGTTTGTGCAAGTCTCGTCTGGCTTCACATGGAACTGGTATCTTGAGAATTCTGCTGATGTTTAGCCGCAATTCACGGGGCAAATGGTCGTTTTGAAGTCGACGATTGAGATGAGGGTCTACGAGTTCCTTGGCAAGAtttttgatgtattccaatctcgttaGCTCTGGATTCCCTGGAAATCGACGGTAGGTAACATAGGTATTCACTAGGCTAATGTTCATTAGAGTGAAAAATATGGCTGATGGCCATCGTCTTGTGCGTCGACTTCTTGAGTATATCGTGCATTTCTCATCTAAGGCGTCGACCCCACCTTTTGTGTTGTTATAAAAGGCAATGATTTCTGGTTTCTGGATCAGTTGACTGGGTATGGTGCATTGAGGATACGAGTAGGATGGCCTTGCCTTTCTTTGGTACGTAAGAGAGTACCGTTGTCTCCTTTGTGAAACCATAGAGAGCTTTTCCTACTTCTTTCCCTGGCAGGTAAAAATTCTTTcggtattttttgtttattttttcacagtgttCCTACGTATGTCAAGCCCCTTTACGTAGTTCCTGTACGAGGGCAATGGACGAAAACCAATTGTCTGCTGTGATATTACGGTTACTTCCGATATGGGTTTGGTCAGTTGCAACACTGCTTGAGTTGGCTTGGAAAATTTCTTCTCATCAGTGAGTATTCTGCCATCAGTATCCTTTCCGGAGTAAATGTAGGCGTTTAGCAAGTAGTGAGTTTTTGCATCTGCCAAAGCCATTATTTTGAGTCCATATTTTCTAGGTTTGCTGGGGATATACATTTTAAAGCAGCATCGACCACGATAGCCCACGAACATTTCGTCAATGCAAGCGTACATACCAACTGAGTAACTAGCCATACAGTTTTTCATTAACTCTTGGAAAACCCATTTTATAGGAGCTGTTGCATCAAATTTTTTCCTCACATCTCTGTCTGAGGCGTCATCAAAACGTATACTGAGCAGTAACACCAAGACCCTCTTCAGTGACTTTGTACAACGAAAAATATCACGACCAGTACCGTCGGTTGCAAATATAGCTTGAAGATCTTCACTATTAGATTTGAAGATGGCTGTGAACATAAGAAGCCCCAAAAAAGCCTTGAACTCGATCACATCCAAGTCTTTGTAGTCAGCTCTTGTACCATCAGACAACTTTTCCCTTGTGAGGGCCAATTTTTTATTGGTTTGCAGAATTATTTCATTCAGTATTCTCTCACTAAAAAGTAGCGTCCAAGCAGTCTGGGGTCTACAAATCTGACCAAGGGCTTTAGCAGGGCCAATTAATCCTGGTAAATGTGAAATATTAGGTTTCCTTGTGCGAACATTCGAAGCTGGAGGTTTTTTGGACCATATGAAACGGTTCTTCCCATAATACTTCTTTCGCTCGTATTGACGACTCTGCCTTTTTGAATGGGGTTCGTTTTCATCTGATGACGATGTGTATGTTTCAAAGGAATGTGGTGGTTGTAGTGAACTTGCTGATCCAGGGACTGTAGCATTAGGTATACCATGCACTTCATTCTCAGCTTCACATACTTATTGCTCTGATTCGGTTTCATGGGCACTCTCGAAACCTTGTTCTATAACATTTTCATCCCCACTACATTCACTCTGACCCATCCAGTATAGATCTCACCCAGTCACCAAATCCAGGATCACTAGGTTTCATAGACCACCTTCTAAATGGGATGTCAGCTGAAAATCGGAAAACGAGAAAATCTCAAGGTAACTAACGTGATTATCAATAAGCCGAGTTTGAACTCGCTGCTTTGATGAGAATTGCATCCAGGGTTATTAGTTATCACAGGAAACCTGCTAGATGCCATACTACCTATAAAATAGAATACGATAATATTCCAAAAAAAGTTCCGCAACTGGTGAGGTTGATTTTATATGCGATTTTTTAAAGTTACTGGGCATTTTTAACCCAAACAACTCACCGCTCTGTTGAGTACCGCGCTTCAGGCCGACTTGCAACAAACTGACTTGAAGGTATAGGAACCCAAAATGATATACTCACGACAACCTGGTGATGTTGGGTGTCAGATACCCAGCTAAATCTTTGAAGCCCCATTATTACCAGTTACGGGTTAAATCCACCGACAGAAGGATGAACAATAGCGAAAAAACCACGCGAAACGGACTCCATGGGAGACAGCCTAATAAAACAGATACCCACATGCGGAGACAACAGACTGACTACGAACGAAAACATCAAGGACCTAATCATCAAACCACAGTTCCACCTAAATCTACCAAGATACAAATATCTATACCCACCGCAAATCACAGCAATAGCGACAGAGAAAGTACACCCCGGAAAACACAAGGAGTTAGAGACAATCACAAGAGGAAAACACCTACCGGAGCACCTGCAAAGTAACAACATACAGTACTAAAGAAGAAATCGTAACAGGAAAGACATGCAACACTGGCTGAGGTTTTAGGGGGTTTCCCTCAGCTGTAAGACAAATGTCAGGGTTGTGTATATCCCCCAAGCcaacaaaaattaaggaaaatacaaaaaaattaattttggaaaactactgcagatacacgtctcggACAtgctttattagattcaccagatcagtaaCAAAATAAagcgaaatcgtgctttactttaacctcgtacagttttgcgatggcttcatattactgaagttgctaaatttcaggcaagatCTTTTAttggccgtaactccgtaactaaacatttgcggaccaatgtttatatgaactttcttctttagttttagttgtagaataacatattaaaatatttgcacatcttTATGAATCACCCTATGTAAGAGTTCTCAGTGAAATAATGAATGCAGatcaatattaaattttattacttGTAATTGAAGAAAGACATAATCTAAAACAGTCACATAGTTAAATAGGAATTCATTCATGCCCTCTTACAGTCGGACCTGATACGATTTCGTTACAATGAGAAGGGTAATCCTATAAAGACATCGTATTAGCATGTTACTCAGTGCTGTCCTCATACAGTTGGGTTTGGTATATGCAGGAAAATCATTATATCAGCAGCCCGGCGTTTCCACAGTGGCATAGGACAAGTAACAGGAGAAGGGAGCAAGGGATGTGATCGTTGTGGTTAAATTATAGATCAGCATGATAATTAAAATATCACCGATGAAGTTTAAACACTGGAAGAGGTCTGTGCCAGAACAAAAAATAGAGAAACTCAAAAATATCCATCGCATATACCTTCAGTGAACAATATAGATTAAACCACCACGGATACAAGCAATAGCTATGCGTTAATTTGAGTAGAGGGCCAACCACTCGCCACATGGTCACATCATGTAGCACAAAGGGCAATGAGTCTGTCTCACTCGTTATTTCCACACGCATATtatgaaaaagtaaatgaaagatgCTAAAGGCGGTACTACAACTTTAAGGGCAGAAGTCCTTGCATGAAAAATGGCTGACTTCGTGTACTTGCACTTCGTAACGGACAGCAGCCGAACATCAAGTCCACAGTTGCTGGATAAACAATGCATTTACGGAAAAAATATCAAGGTACACGGAAAACTAGAGTATTATAAGACCCGTTAGGTAGCGAGCAATAAAGGCGCTACGACGTAGCCAAAAGGCGGGGGGTCCAGGGAGTCTGCACCCTCCGTGTTACACCTGACCTAGGTGCCACGTATTTAAATTGAAAGATATTTCAATTTTCAGTCACGAAATATACGGTTGCGTATTGTCGATAATGCCGGCGATAGATTTGAACCACCAATGTATCGATAGCACAGTCGTCTATCGCCCAATCATACTTTAACAAAACTGAACTCAGGTAAGGCCAACAATGTACAATAGTCAATTTTGActaatcagttcagttcttacttgcagtgAAACTTAACGTAAGTGCTGCCATCTACTATTATTGTGCTGTGTGTGATGTGACATAATTTAAAAATCAGGTTACATAAATGCACTTGGATTTGCCTACGTCGCCCAAAAATCGCGTTGATGAATAAAAATATCGCCCAAATGGCGATGGTGGCATTTTTAAAAATTATCCGAAATTCTACCGTTACTAGTCCAAATTGCAAAATATGGCATAATCTGGTCACACGTGGGCCGTACTCACTTATGATAACCATTTTGATACAGCACGATGAGAAAGGGTTTATGGAGAGCGGAAGCGATATGTGATGACAGTACATTTTACAGTTCGTTGTCTggaaaagatttttttatttttcagtgggcTGCTTGATTCTGAAAAGACAGAATAAGAAAATAACTAGCAgacagaataactaaaatatatttgatgttacggaagagcaaggacgcctaattcatttccccttgtctttatttatgatgttacattcgcaatctgagcacacgtactatccataaccacactttagcgccaaGTCATAGTCaaagatatgcgaatacaacacattggcttatacttcaggtatttcgtttcccacgaagtgttggcagacgatgctgtggcgtcttcggaGCGCGAGCTTCGCCAGTGCTatatcagcacatcagctgagcgaacgttttcttcctgctactagtctaatggacaatggcaacaccgtagaatacgtttgacaactatgtgaccatcgatttacgttcttgagtggttcataattatgttagtaaatccactcgatatttttatgtcctttaaattgTATTTGCTACGTGATTCGCACTGAAGatgtaggaaatgtatgttatttgctctaggaagcacgttccaacagaaattgctgcttacattgacatttatgttgcgaattagtcgtcttatccatcacatggacaaCGAGGATGCTCTGTTTCCCTGCAGTTGTTTCATAGCTTAGTGGTATTctgtgttggtggcgttgccagtttacatattgtgcatgtaacacacaataaaagcgTTGGATGTCTACAGTGATTAGCctacttgaaaaacgtttgttctcatcgtaatttatgtaacttgcGCTTCTACTgtcaatttgacaatttgtggaataccgttttaccttgctagtcctagtttcaaacattgtctgactgagaaaacgtaggcatgaaggagtcagtgaaagcaattattcgctattataccaaacttttgaatccactggacacgaattctctatattgattcgGAGAGTTTCGTTAttcctcttgttatttactgtctcaatgctCTTGTTATTTCCTGTCTCAATGccatccgtgagaataaaattaaaggcagtgggattaggttcctgatctatatactgtgtattaatattctgcgctgctacataaattttgaaggttatattctttacgtaaaacagagtatcggtttcagtcctaggatcgacgatcaacttcagaaataaaattacagaatagtggcatatcgattatggtTCCTCACCATCAACAATACTTGTTACCCATAGTTTTGTATTTGCTACTTGACCTTCGTCACCGTTTAGAGACaaacctgatctttccacaatgccatttttcaCTTGCTTCTTAGTATGT
Encoded proteins:
- the LOC126419706 gene encoding translation initiation factor IF-2-like; this encodes MTNRLSTTDDDRIDSSNSDAHSRDRVFILINKLAHGGSYSGREDDEAAILAFCNTQKAAALPHTRQQVSGVPPRAPPAASHEFVVAASAGVAPLASTIQEVDVPPVAPLAPETQEEPVAALAAATEMEDIDLAEAIAESERRHTDLDAARAPRKRRAVTHDDSDTPSQTYEAARPRKKAARASRTSTTQSGMTIAGSSRSTATQRSTKKTRRPTRSPAASRQPDEDGFVAPPRRHTARAAALQQPTPLPTANTGEGLLLLVRCTRPPALLPPPSSASTTRSSEQVAGETQHPTAPSTASPVGVATPAPTQSARVAATRRRRRRAGRATPAAAQRTADDTLSLQRTAPRAAPQPRPAADARRQSQPAAPVAETAPAAPTAPSAADAAELRSLFRSLSRLLEQLPVLVTAVTSALQAGVATPPRHG